One genomic window of Thermococcus indicus includes the following:
- a CDS encoding alpha-amylase/4-alpha-glucanotransferase domain-containing protein yields the protein MSMVNFIFGIHNHQPLGNFGWVFESAYDRSYRPFLETLEEYPNMKAAVHISGPLLEWLDANRPEYIKLIRSLVKKGQLEIVVAGFYEPVLAAIPKEDRIEQITLLKDFAKKLGYDARGVWLTERVWQPELVKSLREAGIEYVIVDDYHFMSAGLAKEELYWPYYTEDGGEVIAVFPIDERLRYLIPFRPVEKTVEYLHSLDNGDESRVAVFHDDGEKFGVWPGTYEWVYEKGWLREFFDRISSDERINLTLYSEYLSRFRPKGLVYLPIASYFEMSEWSLPARQAKLFVEFVEKLKGQGQFERYRVFVRGGIWKNFFFKYPESNYMHKRMLMVSKLVRDRPEARRFILKAQCNDAYWHGVFGGVYLPHLRRAVWENIITANTFVSTGSFVRDIDFDGRDEVFIEDGNFYAVFKPSYGGALFEFSSRGKAVNYNDVLARRWEHYHEVPESATPEEEDGEGVASIHEVGRKIPDEIRRELAYDDHLRAILQDHFIDPETTLEEYRLSRHIELGDFVTGAYDYSLFEGGVTLERDGIVSGRPARVEKTFHLAEDGFVVDYTVRSEAKALFGVELNLAVHSVMESPEEFEAEKFEVNDPHGIGRVKIELDKKARVWKYPIKTLSQSEAGWDFVQQGVSYTVLLPVDGELRFRLGFREL from the coding sequence TTGTCAATGGTGAACTTCATCTTCGGGATTCACAACCATCAGCCCCTCGGAAACTTCGGCTGGGTCTTCGAGAGCGCCTATGACAGGTCTTACAGACCATTCCTGGAGACGCTTGAGGAGTACCCCAACATGAAGGCAGCTGTCCATATAAGCGGCCCCCTCCTCGAATGGCTCGATGCCAACAGGCCCGAGTACATCAAGCTAATCCGCTCACTGGTGAAGAAGGGCCAGCTGGAGATAGTCGTGGCAGGCTTCTACGAGCCGGTTTTAGCCGCCATTCCAAAGGAGGACAGGATAGAGCAGATAACCCTTCTGAAGGACTTCGCGAAGAAACTCGGCTACGACGCCAGGGGCGTCTGGCTCACCGAGAGGGTGTGGCAGCCCGAACTCGTTAAGAGCCTCCGCGAGGCGGGAATCGAGTACGTCATCGTCGATGACTACCACTTCATGAGCGCCGGCCTGGCCAAGGAGGAGCTCTACTGGCCATACTACACGGAGGACGGCGGGGAGGTAATAGCTGTCTTCCCGATAGACGAGAGGCTACGCTACCTCATCCCGTTCCGCCCCGTTGAGAAGACCGTTGAGTACCTCCACAGCCTTGACAACGGTGACGAGAGCAGGGTCGCGGTCTTCCACGACGACGGCGAGAAGTTCGGTGTCTGGCCGGGGACGTACGAGTGGGTCTACGAGAAGGGCTGGCTCAGGGAGTTCTTTGACAGGATTTCGAGCGATGAGCGGATAAACCTAACGCTTTACTCCGAGTACCTCTCTCGCTTTAGGCCGAAGGGACTGGTTTACCTGCCAATAGCTTCCTACTTCGAGATGAGCGAGTGGTCCCTGCCGGCAAGGCAGGCAAAGCTCTTCGTGGAGTTCGTTGAAAAGCTCAAGGGGCAGGGCCAGTTCGAGCGCTACCGCGTCTTCGTCAGGGGAGGAATCTGGAAGAACTTCTTCTTCAAGTACCCTGAGAGCAACTATATGCACAAGAGGATGCTCATGGTGAGCAAGCTCGTCCGGGATAGGCCCGAGGCGAGGCGCTTTATCCTCAAGGCCCAGTGCAACGACGCCTACTGGCACGGCGTCTTTGGCGGCGTTTACCTCCCGCACCTCCGCAGGGCCGTCTGGGAGAATATCATAACGGCCAACACCTTTGTTTCCACTGGAAGCTTCGTCCGCGACATCGACTTCGACGGCCGCGACGAGGTATTCATCGAGGACGGGAACTTCTACGCGGTGTTTAAACCCTCCTACGGGGGAGCGCTCTTCGAGTTCAGCTCCCGGGGGAAGGCGGTGAACTACAACGACGTGCTGGCGAGGCGCTGGGAGCACTACCACGAGGTTCCCGAGTCCGCCACCCCGGAGGAGGAAGACGGTGAGGGCGTGGCGAGCATACATGAGGTCGGCAGAAAGATTCCGGACGAGATACGGCGCGAGCTTGCCTACGATGACCACCTGAGGGCAATCCTGCAGGACCACTTCATTGACCCCGAGACGACACTCGAGGAGTACCGTCTCAGCAGGCACATCGAGCTTGGGGACTTCGTGACGGGTGCCTATGACTACAGCCTCTTTGAGGGCGGCGTCACCCTCGAGCGTGATGGAATAGTTTCGGGAAGGCCGGCGAGGGTGGAGAAGACCTTCCACCTGGCAGAGGATGGCTTCGTCGTTGACTACACCGTGAGGAGCGAGGCCAAAGCCCTCTTCGGTGTCGAGCTCAACCTCGCGGTTCACAGCGTCATGGAGAGTCCAGAAGAGTTCGAGGCTGAGAAGTTCGAGGTGAACGACCCCCACGGCATCGGAAGGGTGAAGATAGAGCTCGACAAAAAAGCGAGGGTGTGGAAGTATCCAATAAAGACCCTCAGCCAGAGCGAGGCCGGCTGGGACTTCGTGCAGCAGGGCGTCAGTTACACGGTCCTCCTGCCGGTTGATGGGGAGCTGAGGTTCCGGCTGGGGTTCAGGGAACTTTGA
- a CDS encoding DUF257 family protein, protein MNVPDGLMMNLWESLRMGEIVLMERTDSGDQYFGFYQVIHWGKGRGYKVVVIDILDSLHILKAKARLAGLDDGVLNEVTVIKIGGTIKTGEVVGWIRDISEPVILAKKFMETYTQILESESPTLTAVVGLEKLFVASEFSPKNVQVIISAISKYVGDERRLSVHFLKANVIDSMRQPVVRLLEDLATTVIQISRKDRATEFRVLKSVDPKLEGMTIKM, encoded by the coding sequence ATGAACGTACCCGACGGCCTCATGATGAACCTCTGGGAATCGCTAAGGATGGGCGAGATAGTCCTCATGGAGAGGACGGACAGCGGGGACCAGTACTTTGGATTCTACCAGGTGATACACTGGGGCAAGGGCAGGGGATACAAGGTCGTGGTCATCGACATCCTGGACTCACTCCACATCCTGAAGGCCAAGGCGCGGCTCGCCGGCCTGGATGACGGGGTTCTGAACGAGGTAACGGTCATCAAGATAGGGGGCACGATAAAAACCGGGGAAGTCGTCGGATGGATAAGAGATATCTCCGAGCCGGTGATCCTCGCAAAGAAGTTCATGGAAACCTACACCCAGATCCTCGAATCAGAGAGTCCAACCCTCACCGCGGTGGTGGGCCTTGAGAAGCTCTTCGTGGCATCGGAGTTCTCCCCGAAGAACGTTCAGGTCATAATCAGCGCCATATCCAAATACGTTGGCGATGAGAGGAGGCTGTCAGTACACTTCCTGAAGGCAAACGTCATAGACAGCATGAGGCAGCCGGTCGTCAGGCTCCTGGAGGACCTCGCAACCACGGTCATTCAGATCTCAAGAAAGGACAGGGCGACCGAGTTCAGGGTGCTGAAGTCGGTGGACCCGAAACTCGAGGGAATGACGATAAAAATGTGA
- the ttuA gene encoding tRNA-5-methyluridine(54) 2-sulfurtransferase, giving the protein MRCKFCERPAFIKLHYPRMYLCPEHFTEYFERKVKRTIERYKLIKPGERILVVVSGGKDSAVTAHVLKKLGYDIECLHINLGIGEYSEKSEEYAKKQCEKLGVPLHIVRVKELLEKGIGEVRTRRPTCSYCGLTKRYIFNKFAYDNGFDAVATGHNLDDEASFIFANLMNWNTQYLAKQGPITPAQFNGKLVKKIKPLYELTEREVVAYALANGIEYHIEECPHAVGATTIEYKEILNGMEEKRPGTKINFVKGYLRKKELFEAELQEADLRECRVCGMPSSGEVCSFCRFWRREEPINFRL; this is encoded by the coding sequence ATGAGGTGCAAGTTCTGCGAGAGGCCGGCGTTTATAAAACTCCACTACCCGAGGATGTACCTGTGCCCCGAACACTTCACCGAGTACTTCGAGAGAAAGGTCAAGCGCACGATAGAGCGCTACAAGCTGATAAAACCCGGTGAGAGGATTCTGGTCGTGGTGAGCGGGGGAAAGGACTCGGCCGTTACAGCCCACGTCCTCAAGAAGCTCGGCTACGACATCGAGTGCCTCCACATCAACCTGGGCATCGGTGAGTACTCCGAGAAGAGCGAGGAGTACGCAAAGAAACAGTGCGAGAAGCTCGGGGTTCCCCTCCACATCGTCAGGGTTAAGGAACTCCTCGAAAAGGGCATCGGGGAAGTGAGAACGCGCAGACCGACCTGCTCCTACTGCGGCCTGACCAAGCGCTACATCTTCAACAAGTTCGCCTACGACAACGGCTTTGATGCCGTCGCCACCGGCCACAACCTCGACGACGAGGCGAGCTTCATCTTCGCCAACCTGATGAACTGGAACACGCAGTACCTGGCAAAACAGGGACCAATAACGCCGGCGCAGTTCAACGGAAAGCTCGTGAAGAAGATAAAGCCCCTCTACGAGCTGACCGAGAGGGAGGTTGTAGCTTACGCCCTCGCCAACGGTATAGAGTACCACATCGAGGAATGCCCCCACGCGGTCGGGGCCACGACGATAGAGTACAAGGAAATCCTCAACGGGATGGAGGAAAAGAGGCCGGGGACGAAGATAAACTTCGTGAAGGGCTACCTCAGGAAGAAGGAACTCTTCGAGGCCGAGCTCCAGGAGGCCGACCTCAGGGAGTGCAGGGTCTGCGGCATGCCGTCGAGCGGTGAGGTCTGTTCTTTCTGCCGGTTCTGGCGCAGGGAGGAGCCGATAAACTTCCGGCTCTGA
- a CDS encoding DUF257 family protein, which produces MNLKEYMREIKPGETVLIEHTSVSPYPVLLHAIGDVHGWERILVVDVIDSFLPVLRWLRLAGAEIPRLKRVKAGGTSNWGEIIFEVNPHNDPAIFLSRFVRGIRDYYKRNPGTITVVMNPERLIPLQDNSPRFILNLADLASTFLGNTSRKTFYFVNRELSEERYLALLEEAFTRVVAVDNDGTVRVRKSPNLDEENAELTRDMD; this is translated from the coding sequence ATGAACCTCAAGGAGTACATGAGAGAAATAAAGCCCGGCGAGACCGTACTCATAGAGCACACATCGGTTTCCCCGTACCCTGTCCTCCTGCACGCAATTGGCGATGTCCATGGATGGGAGAGAATACTTGTGGTTGATGTGATAGATTCCTTCTTGCCCGTCCTGCGCTGGCTGAGGCTGGCCGGAGCTGAAATCCCCCGGCTAAAGAGGGTAAAGGCAGGTGGAACGTCGAACTGGGGGGAGATAATCTTTGAGGTGAATCCGCACAATGACCCCGCGATATTCCTGAGCAGGTTCGTCCGTGGAATCCGGGATTACTACAAACGGAATCCGGGGACCATCACGGTGGTCATGAATCCCGAGAGACTGATTCCACTGCAGGACAACTCTCCACGCTTTATACTGAATCTGGCGGATCTGGCTTCAACCTTTCTGGGCAATACCTCAAGAAAAACATTCTACTTTGTGAACAGAGAACTCTCCGAGGAGCGGTACCTCGCCCTCCTTGAGGAGGCGTTCACCAGGGTCGTTGCAGTAGATAACGACGGGACTGTTCGGGTAAGGAAATCTCCAAATCTGGATGAGGAAAACGCCGAACTCACAAGGGACATGGATTAA
- a CDS encoding DUF257 family protein: protein MDDILGEILDLDDGILLLEYSSLDHPERIFAGILAGWRERGVTPLIVDINDTLNIFVQNLRYAGVDVNLEDVPVIKERGAINVGNVVGKVEVVEDFDYHLANYARIVRKVPLESRKHTIVLGIEKFSLTFLDDPPKLERYFETITRKFLPLRDRVHFLFLNVDIASRYLRKSLEQDSDWVLQIVKGELKTVKRPGVLV, encoded by the coding sequence ATGGACGATATCCTTGGAGAGATACTGGATCTCGATGACGGCATACTGCTTCTTGAGTACTCCTCCCTAGACCACCCCGAGCGGATTTTCGCCGGGATTCTTGCCGGGTGGCGGGAAAGGGGAGTAACACCCCTGATCGTTGACATAAACGACACGCTGAACATCTTTGTCCAGAACCTTAGGTACGCCGGCGTTGATGTAAATCTGGAGGACGTGCCTGTAATAAAGGAAAGGGGGGCCATAAACGTCGGGAATGTCGTCGGGAAGGTGGAGGTTGTGGAAGACTTTGACTACCACCTCGCGAACTATGCGAGGATAGTCAGGAAAGTTCCCCTGGAGAGCAGGAAACACACCATAGTGCTCGGAATCGAAAAGTTTTCGCTTACCTTCCTAGACGATCCCCCAAAGCTCGAAAGGTACTTCGAGACCATAACAAGGAAGTTCCTACCGCTTCGTGACCGGGTACATTTCCTGTTCCTCAACGTGGACATTGCCTCCCGCTACCTCAGAAAGAGCCTCGAACAGGACTCGGATTGGGTTTTGCAGATAGTCAAAGGGGAATTGAAAACAGTAAAAAGGCCGGGGGTGCTGGTATGA
- a CDS encoding NAD(P)/FAD-dependent oxidoreductase: MVSEAGNGKTYDVVIIGAGPAGLFAAYELAEKGDFRILVIEEGGNVEQRICPMYDLGYCIGCQPCHIMSGVGGAGGLSDGTINLRPDIGGDLSELTDDENYAWQLVWEVDRIFLRHRSPRNLFRGNPEEIRYWEQRAAQAGVKFIPIIQRHIGSDRTPEVIADIKRHLEGKGVEFLLWTKALEFGKGWVKVKRGKSVFTINARYIIVAPGRGGADWFHNVAQKIGLKARHGPIDVGVRVEVPAIVMEPITSINHDPKFHIYTDTYDDFVRTFCTNPNGFVVEEKYDSYVGVNGHSMHEKKSNNTNFAFLTRIELTEPVEDTTAYGKSIAQLATTIGGGKPLLQRLGDLRRGRRSTWARIKRSDVEPTLRHVTPGDIAMALPHRVVTNIIEGLEKLDRVLPGVASDHTLLYAPEIKYYAMKVEVDGNLETSIEGIFAAGDGAGLSRDIVNAAATGLLAARGILKKEGVYTEKDFRKPGNWKKSIEEMEI; encoded by the coding sequence ATGGTTTCTGAAGCAGGAAACGGAAAGACCTACGATGTCGTGATTATAGGCGCCGGCCCCGCTGGCCTTTTTGCGGCCTACGAGCTGGCGGAGAAGGGCGATTTTAGGATTCTGGTGATAGAGGAAGGCGGCAACGTCGAGCAGAGGATCTGCCCGATGTACGATCTCGGCTACTGCATCGGCTGCCAGCCCTGCCACATAATGAGCGGCGTCGGCGGTGCAGGTGGCTTAAGCGACGGCACGATAAATCTCCGCCCGGACATAGGCGGTGACCTGAGCGAGCTGACCGACGATGAGAACTACGCCTGGCAGCTCGTCTGGGAGGTTGACAGGATTTTCCTGCGCCACAGGTCGCCCAGAAACCTGTTTAGGGGAAACCCGGAGGAGATCCGCTACTGGGAGCAGAGGGCGGCGCAGGCGGGTGTGAAGTTCATCCCCATAATCCAGCGCCACATAGGCTCTGACAGGACGCCCGAGGTCATAGCCGACATAAAGAGGCACCTCGAGGGCAAGGGCGTCGAGTTCCTCCTCTGGACCAAAGCCCTGGAGTTCGGGAAAGGCTGGGTGAAGGTGAAGCGGGGAAAGAGTGTCTTCACGATCAACGCCCGCTACATAATCGTCGCCCCCGGCCGCGGAGGGGCGGACTGGTTCCATAACGTCGCCCAGAAAATTGGCCTGAAGGCGCGGCACGGGCCGATCGACGTTGGCGTCCGCGTCGAGGTTCCGGCGATAGTGATGGAGCCGATAACGAGCATAAACCACGACCCCAAGTTCCATATCTACACCGACACCTACGACGACTTCGTGAGGACTTTCTGCACCAATCCGAACGGCTTCGTCGTCGAGGAGAAGTACGACTCCTACGTCGGCGTCAACGGGCACTCGATGCACGAGAAGAAGAGCAACAACACCAACTTCGCCTTCCTGACGAGGATAGAGCTTACCGAGCCGGTGGAAGATACCACCGCCTACGGGAAGAGCATAGCACAGCTCGCGACGACGATCGGCGGCGGCAAACCGCTCCTCCAGCGCCTCGGGGATTTGAGGAGGGGGAGGAGGAGCACGTGGGCGCGCATAAAGAGGAGCGACGTCGAGCCGACCCTGAGGCACGTCACGCCGGGGGACATAGCGATGGCCCTGCCGCACCGAGTCGTGACCAACATCATAGAGGGGCTTGAGAAGCTGGACCGCGTTCTTCCGGGCGTTGCGAGCGACCACACCCTGCTCTACGCGCCGGAGATCAAGTACTACGCCATGAAGGTCGAGGTTGATGGGAACCTTGAGACGAGCATAGAGGGCATCTTCGCCGCCGGCGACGGTGCCGGCCTGAGCAGGGACATAGTTAATGCAGCGGCAACGGGACTGCTCGCCGCTAGGGGGATACTCAAGAAAGAGGGAGTGTACACGGAGAAAGACTTCAGGAAGCCCGGGAACTGGAAGAAGAGCATCGAAGAGATGGAAATTTAA
- a CDS encoding CBS domain-containing protein, whose protein sequence is MDTLNAGEKSREAKSKKIRIIHSKRRLLQLKRKEELSHNIRYISKVPVRIVMDRDFLILHPSDPLSRLVQELRGEESSAVVTDEEGRLMGFITMKDLLHFFEPPRRYSIVGVGLLKKYSVNRASNVADIMVRRPVTIHVDENLGRAIKVMIETGKHHLPVVDDENRVVGLLEVKDIIRLIRIVSS, encoded by the coding sequence ATGGACACTTTGAATGCCGGGGAAAAGTCCCGTGAGGCCAAGTCGAAGAAGATACGAATAATCCACAGCAAGAGACGGCTCCTCCAGCTCAAGAGGAAGGAGGAGCTAAGCCACAACATCCGCTACATCTCCAAGGTCCCGGTGAGGATCGTCATGGACCGGGATTTCCTCATCCTCCATCCGAGTGATCCCCTCTCCAGACTTGTCCAGGAGCTCCGGGGCGAAGAAAGCTCCGCGGTCGTCACGGACGAGGAAGGGCGCCTCATGGGCTTCATCACGATGAAGGACCTCCTCCACTTTTTCGAACCTCCCCGGCGGTACTCCATAGTTGGCGTTGGTCTCCTGAAGAAGTACTCCGTAAACCGTGCCTCCAACGTTGCGGACATAATGGTTCGGAGGCCCGTAACGATTCACGTTGATGAGAACCTCGGCAGGGCGATAAAGGTCATGATAGAGACCGGAAAGCACCATCTCCCCGTCGTTGATGATGAAAACCGCGTCGTTGGTCTGCTCGAGGTCAAGGACATCATAAGGTTGATACGCATAGTGTCCTCGTGA
- a CDS encoding cation:proton antiporter, which translates to MDVFLELALILVVAKLFGYLTLRLDFPAALGQLLGGILIGPSLLDLVSYDEGVRLVAELGVVMLLFLAGLETDIEEFKNVGVPAFIVAVLGVIIPFVLGYVGALAWGYSDIQALFLGGILTATSVGLTTSILMEMKKLRSRVGTTILAAAVVDDVLGIIILTVLVAMNTKGSVYPVDVLIILGEVTLFFILGLLLGSPAVKEALRASERINLPETITAFAIAIMLIFASIAERFQLAGITGAYLAGLIVAGSAEAREVTGKTLTIGYSLFIPVFLVSIGVETDIHVLAHIGAFAGLYAVLAIAGKIVGCGIGGLLTRFKGREALQIGMGMVPRMEVALIMANIGLREGVFDRGTFSIPVSMVIITTLVTPFLLKWAFSRE; encoded by the coding sequence ATGGACGTATTCCTGGAGCTGGCGCTGATACTCGTGGTTGCGAAGCTGTTCGGCTACCTCACCCTTCGGCTTGATTTTCCAGCAGCACTTGGACAGCTCCTGGGTGGAATCCTCATAGGGCCGTCCCTGCTGGACCTTGTGTCCTACGATGAGGGAGTGAGGCTCGTTGCCGAGCTCGGGGTCGTCATGCTCCTTTTCCTGGCCGGCCTTGAGACGGACATCGAGGAGTTCAAAAACGTGGGCGTCCCCGCTTTCATAGTGGCGGTTCTCGGCGTCATAATACCCTTCGTTCTGGGCTACGTCGGCGCTTTGGCCTGGGGCTATTCGGACATTCAGGCGCTCTTTCTCGGTGGAATCCTCACGGCCACGAGCGTCGGCCTCACAACGAGCATACTCATGGAGATGAAGAAGCTGAGGAGCCGCGTGGGAACGACGATTTTAGCCGCGGCCGTCGTCGATGACGTCCTCGGCATCATAATTCTGACGGTTCTCGTCGCCATGAACACGAAGGGCAGCGTCTATCCTGTGGACGTCCTTATAATCCTCGGTGAGGTCACCCTGTTCTTTATCCTCGGCCTCCTCCTCGGCAGTCCCGCCGTAAAGGAGGCCCTCCGGGCGTCCGAGAGGATAAACCTGCCCGAGACCATAACGGCCTTCGCCATAGCCATAATGCTCATCTTCGCCTCCATAGCCGAGCGGTTCCAGCTCGCTGGAATAACAGGCGCCTACCTAGCCGGCCTCATCGTGGCGGGCAGTGCCGAGGCAAGGGAGGTGACGGGCAAGACACTGACCATCGGTTACTCCCTCTTCATACCCGTTTTCCTCGTCAGCATAGGTGTCGAGACCGACATCCACGTTCTGGCCCACATCGGAGCTTTTGCCGGACTTTACGCGGTTCTGGCGATAGCTGGAAAGATAGTCGGCTGCGGCATCGGTGGACTGCTGACCAGGTTCAAGGGCAGGGAGGCCCTTCAGATTGGAATGGGAATGGTTCCGAGGATGGAGGTCGCGCTCATCATGGCCAACATCGGACTGAGGGAGGGTGTGTTCGACAGGGGGACGTTTTCGATACCGGTCAGCATGGTGATAATAACAACGCTTGTTACGCCTTTCCTCCTCAAGTGGGCGTTCTCGAGGGAGTGA
- a CDS encoding cation:proton antiporter, whose amino-acid sequence MEILLLMALMLATAKLVGYLFERLGQPVVLGQIFGGLLIGIFFDTNPVIGQFANLGVLLLLFIAGLESELEEFKRVGRQSVVVAGLGVLVAFVFGFSVAYFFVPLHEAVLYGAMMTPTSVSITVKVLMELRKLNTREGTTILAAAVVDDVLGILILTIAISMIKGGEVNYAALLEVLVSVSLLLFFFLYFGPGLADRAFRFISRIDLPEADTAFALIFLIAFAFLAEHLNLASILGAYLTGLALGQSSKKKSIMDHMNVLGYSLFIPLFFVEVGMRIELGYILHAGAFAVLYTLAAILSKVLGCGLGARASGFDWNSSLRIGVGMIPRLGVELAMLAVAIASGIVGPDALTVAILMVFVTTVITPPLLKSLYTR is encoded by the coding sequence ATGGAGATACTCCTCCTGATGGCCTTGATGCTGGCAACGGCCAAACTCGTGGGCTACCTCTTCGAGCGCCTCGGTCAGCCGGTCGTTCTCGGGCAGATATTCGGGGGTCTCCTCATAGGGATATTCTTCGACACCAACCCGGTAATCGGCCAGTTCGCCAACCTGGGCGTCCTGTTACTCCTCTTTATAGCGGGCCTTGAGAGCGAGCTTGAGGAGTTCAAGCGCGTGGGCAGGCAGAGCGTGGTGGTCGCGGGTCTGGGAGTCCTTGTGGCGTTCGTCTTCGGGTTCTCGGTTGCTTACTTTTTCGTTCCTCTCCACGAGGCGGTTCTTTACGGCGCCATGATGACCCCGACGAGCGTCAGCATAACGGTGAAGGTTCTCATGGAGCTGAGAAAGCTAAACACCCGTGAGGGGACGACGATTCTTGCCGCCGCGGTTGTCGACGACGTCCTTGGAATACTCATCCTCACCATTGCGATATCCATGATCAAGGGCGGCGAGGTCAACTACGCGGCCCTCCTCGAGGTTCTGGTCTCGGTCTCGCTCCTCCTTTTCTTCTTTCTCTACTTCGGACCCGGCCTCGCCGACAGGGCGTTCCGCTTCATCTCGCGCATAGACCTGCCCGAGGCAGATACTGCTTTCGCCCTGATATTTCTGATAGCCTTCGCCTTCCTTGCGGAGCACCTGAACCTCGCATCGATACTCGGCGCCTACCTCACGGGCCTCGCCCTCGGCCAGAGCTCCAAGAAAAAGTCGATAATGGATCACATGAACGTCCTCGGCTACTCCCTCTTCATCCCGCTGTTCTTCGTCGAGGTCGGCATGAGGATAGAACTGGGCTACATCCTCCACGCAGGGGCCTTCGCGGTCCTCTACACCCTCGCGGCAATCCTCAGCAAGGTGCTCGGCTGTGGCCTCGGTGCCAGAGCTTCTGGGTTTGACTGGAACTCCTCCCTCAGGATAGGCGTCGGCATGATACCCAGACTGGGTGTGGAGCTGGCGATGCTGGCCGTTGCCATAGCCAGCGGCATAGTCGGCCCCGACGCCCTGACGGTGGCGATCCTCATGGTATTCGTCACGACGGTGATAACGCCGCCCCTCCTCAAGTCCCTCTACACCAGGTAA
- a CDS encoding MarC family protein → MSEWLSILSSALFMLIMIDPSDKILLVSLLREDFHIEDIRTLIVRANLIGFLLLFLFAVSGQIILQQIFHIDINALRVAGGFVLFKIGLEALESGGMLTLKREKNILALAAVPVATPLIAGPAAITTAITLTAEKGLYHATAAVFLAILMTALVMFVTLYLIKNVSKTTLGVFIRIIGMFTMAIGAQMMVQGVVGIYLLMTSAV, encoded by the coding sequence ATGAGCGAGTGGCTTTCGATACTGAGCTCCGCACTCTTCATGCTCATCATGATAGACCCGAGCGATAAGATACTCTTGGTCAGCCTCCTTCGTGAGGACTTCCACATAGAGGACATTAGAACCCTTATCGTCAGGGCCAACCTCATAGGCTTTCTCCTGCTCTTCCTGTTCGCAGTTTCCGGACAGATAATCCTCCAGCAGATATTCCACATCGACATAAACGCCCTCCGCGTTGCAGGTGGCTTCGTGCTCTTCAAGATAGGTCTAGAGGCCCTCGAGAGCGGCGGAATGCTCACGCTCAAGAGGGAGAAGAACATACTGGCTTTGGCCGCGGTTCCGGTTGCCACCCCCCTGATAGCCGGCCCGGCCGCGATAACGACCGCGATAACCCTGACTGCCGAAAAGGGCCTCTACCACGCCACCGCGGCAGTGTTCCTTGCCATCCTGATGACGGCCCTCGTCATGTTCGTGACGCTGTACCTGATCAAGAACGTCAGCAAAACGACCCTCGGCGTCTTCATCAGGATAATAGGTATGTTCACGATGGCTATTGGTGCCCAGATGATGGTTCAGGGCGTCGTCGGGATATACCTCCTGATGACGTCTGCTGTCTGA